A region from the Deltaproteobacteria bacterium genome encodes:
- the rpoC gene encoding DNA-directed RNA polymerase subunit beta', translated as MEDLFTRVEKPKDPVHFSGIRISIASPEQIRKWSHGEVKKPETLNYRTFKPERDGLFCAKIFGPIKDYECNCGKYKRMKHRGIVCEKCGVEVIQSKVRRERMGHIELASPVAHIWFLKSLPSRIATILDMPMKDVEAVIYFEKYIVLDPWETDTQPQEVLTEAKYREKFEEYRELFKGDKEKQDVLRERFRVGMGAEAIRTLLAALDLVKLSETLRKEMAETASEAKKKKISKRLKIVEAFRDSEQKPEWMVQQVIPVLPPDLRPLVPLDGGRFATSDLNDLYRRVINRNNRLKRLLDLSAPEIIIRNEKRMLQEAVDALFDNGRRGKLITGSNKRPLKSLSDMLKGKGGRFRQNLLGKRVDYSGRSVIVVGPELKLHQCGLPKKMALELFKPFIFNKLEEAGFATTIKQAKKMVEKEKREVWDALDEVIRQLPVMLNRAPTLHRLGVQAFEPVLIEGKAIQLHPLVCFAFNADFDGDQMAVHVPLSIEAQMEARVLMMSTNNILSPAHGKPVIGPSQDIVLGIYYLTRQRDGQAGEGKKFSSPDEVRIAYDAGAVGLQSAIRVRIDGKGIDTTTGRVLLYEVVPKEVPFEYVNKVMKKKDLA; from the coding sequence GTGGAAGACCTTTTCACCCGCGTTGAAAAACCGAAGGATCCCGTCCATTTTTCAGGGATCCGGATCTCGATCGCATCCCCCGAGCAGATCCGCAAGTGGTCGCACGGGGAGGTGAAGAAGCCGGAGACGCTGAACTACCGGACCTTCAAGCCCGAGCGCGACGGCCTGTTCTGCGCGAAAATCTTCGGTCCCATCAAGGACTACGAGTGCAACTGCGGCAAGTACAAGCGGATGAAGCACCGGGGGATCGTCTGCGAGAAGTGCGGCGTCGAGGTCATCCAGTCGAAGGTCCGCCGCGAGCGGATGGGCCACATCGAGCTGGCGTCGCCGGTCGCGCACATCTGGTTCCTGAAAAGCCTCCCGTCCCGGATCGCGACGATCCTCGACATGCCGATGAAGGACGTCGAGGCGGTCATCTACTTCGAGAAGTACATCGTCCTCGATCCGTGGGAGACCGACACGCAGCCGCAGGAGGTCCTCACCGAGGCGAAGTACCGGGAGAAGTTCGAGGAGTACCGCGAGCTTTTCAAGGGGGACAAGGAGAAGCAGGACGTGCTCCGCGAGCGGTTCCGCGTGGGGATGGGCGCGGAGGCGATCCGGACGCTGCTGGCCGCGCTGGACCTGGTGAAGCTCTCCGAGACGCTCCGCAAGGAGATGGCCGAAACCGCGTCCGAGGCGAAGAAGAAGAAGATCTCCAAGCGGTTGAAGATCGTCGAGGCGTTCCGGGACAGCGAGCAGAAGCCCGAGTGGATGGTCCAGCAGGTCATCCCCGTCCTGCCGCCGGACCTTCGCCCCCTGGTCCCGCTGGACGGCGGGCGGTTCGCCACCTCGGACCTGAACGACCTGTACCGGCGCGTCATCAACCGGAACAACCGGCTGAAGCGTCTGCTGGACCTGTCCGCGCCCGAGATCATCATCCGGAACGAGAAGCGGATGCTGCAGGAGGCCGTGGACGCGCTGTTCGACAACGGCCGCAGGGGAAAGCTCATCACGGGATCGAACAAGCGCCCCCTCAAGTCGCTGTCGGACATGCTCAAGGGGAAGGGCGGCCGGTTCCGCCAGAACCTCCTCGGGAAGCGCGTCGACTATTCGGGCCGCTCGGTGATCGTCGTCGGGCCGGAGCTGAAGCTTCATCAGTGCGGCCTTCCCAAGAAGATGGCGCTCGAGCTGTTCAAGCCGTTCATCTTCAACAAGCTCGAGGAGGCCGGGTTCGCGACCACCATCAAGCAGGCGAAGAAGATGGTGGAGAAGGAGAAGCGGGAGGTTTGGGACGCCCTCGACGAGGTCATCCGCCAGCTTCCCGTCATGCTGAACCGGGCGCCGACGCTTCACCGTCTCGGTGTGCAGGCCTTCGAGCCGGTGTTGATCGAGGGGAAGGCGATCCAGCTGCATCCGCTGGTCTGCTTCGCCTTCAACGCCGACTTCGACGGGGACCAGATGGCGGTCCACGTTCCGCTCTCCATCGAGGCGCAGATGGAGGCGCGGGTCCTGATGATGTCGACCAACAACATCCTCTCCCCGGCGCACGGGAAGCCCGTCATCGGGCCCTCCCAGGACATCGTGCTGGGGATCTACTACCTCACGCGGCAGCGCGATGGGCAAGCGGGTGAGGGGAAGAAGTTCTCCTCCCCCGACGAGGTGCGGATCGCCTACGACGCCGGCGCGGTGGGTCTCCAGTCGGCGATCCGTGTGCGCATCGACGGCAAGGGGATCGACACGACCACCGGGCGCGTGCTGCTCTACGAGGTCGTCCCGAAAGAGGTCCCCTTCGAGTACGTCAACAAGGTGATGAAGAAGAAGGACCTCGCCG